A window from Cygnus olor isolate bCygOlo1 chromosome 13, bCygOlo1.pri.v2, whole genome shotgun sequence encodes these proteins:
- the TSPAN6 gene encoding tetraspanin-6, producing MASPSRRLQTKPVITCLKSVLLTYTFVFWVSGIVLLAVGVWGRVSLAVYFSLLDEKATNVPFVLVGAGVVVVLLGTFGCFATCRGSTWMLKLYAMLLSLIFLIVLVAAVVGFVFRHEIKTNFESNLNLALKNYNVTADQHSEAVDTIQRTLHCCGVQNYSDWEKTDYFAQRGIPRSCCKSQDDCPVEDLRDPSKAKLKVFVDGCFFLVTSTMESKMSIVAGISFGIACFQLVGIILACCLSQYITNNQYEMV from the exons atGGCGTCTCCGTCGCGGCGGCTGCAGACGAAGCCGGTGATCACCTGCCTGAAGAGCGTGCTGCTCACCTACACCTTCGTCTTCTGG GTGTCGGGCATCGTGCTGCTGGCCGTGGGCGTCTGGGGCAGGGTGAGCCTGGCCGTCTACTTCTCCCTGCTGGACGAGAAGGCCACCAACGTGCCCTTCGTCCTGGTGGGCGCCGGCGTCGTCGTGGTCCTGCTGGGCACCTTCGGCTGCTTCGCCACCTGCCGCGGCAGCACCTGGATGCTCAAGCTG TACGCCATGCTCCTGTCCCTCATCTTCCTCATCGTCCTGGTGGCCGCCGTCGTCGGCTTTGTCTTCAGGCACGAG ATCAAGACAAACTTTGAGAGCAACCtcaacctggccttgaagaACTACAACGTGACAGCGGATCAGCACAGTGAGGCAGTTGACACCATCCAGAGAACC ctgcactgctgtggGGTGCAGAACTACTCAGACTGGGAGAAGACCGATTACTTCGCCCAGAGGGGAATCCCTCGGAGCTGCTGCAAGAGCCAGGACGACTGCCCAGTGGAGGATCTGAGAGACCCAAGTAAAGCCAAGCTGAAGGTGTTTGTGGAT ggttgttttttcctggtaaCATCAACGATGGAGTCAAAAATGAGCATTGTGGCTGGAATCTCCTTTGGCATCGCGTGCTTCCAG